A window from Leptothermofonsia sichuanensis E412 encodes these proteins:
- a CDS encoding zinc-dependent alcohol dehydrogenase family protein: protein MRAVLMTRTGSPDVLQVAEVPAPVLQRNTEVLVRLKAAGVNPIDTKLRQRGTFFSDRMPAILGCDGAGIVEAVGSAVQKFRPGDEVYFCNGGIGGHPGNYAEWAIVDEAFAARKPASISFAEAAAAPLVLITAWEALYDRARLQPGHRALIHAGAGGVGHVAIQLAKLKGASVCTTVSTPAKARFVHSLGADLEILYRDRDFVQATLDWTKGQGVDVTFDTVGGDILGKSFAATQIYGDLVTILEPAPTTPWKVARNRNQRISLELMLTPMLQNLVEAQKAQARILDQCARLIDNGELKIHVQEIFPLAEAANAHRALEAGGIIGKLVLITG, encoded by the coding sequence GTGAGAGCTGTTTTGATGACGAGAACTGGCAGCCCGGATGTTTTGCAAGTAGCTGAAGTCCCAGCACCTGTGCTCCAGCGGAATACAGAGGTGCTGGTCCGGTTGAAGGCAGCCGGGGTCAATCCCATTGATACCAAACTGCGCCAGAGGGGAACTTTTTTTTCAGACCGGATGCCTGCCATCCTGGGATGCGATGGAGCGGGTATTGTGGAAGCGGTGGGTTCTGCGGTCCAGAAGTTTCGCCCTGGGGATGAAGTTTACTTCTGCAATGGGGGGATTGGAGGGCATCCAGGCAACTATGCGGAGTGGGCGATCGTGGATGAGGCATTTGCTGCCCGTAAACCGGCATCCATTAGCTTTGCAGAGGCAGCCGCTGCCCCCCTGGTGCTGATTACTGCCTGGGAAGCACTGTACGATCGCGCCCGTCTCCAACCGGGGCATCGCGCCCTCATCCATGCCGGGGCTGGGGGGGTGGGGCATGTCGCCATCCAACTGGCAAAGCTGAAGGGAGCCTCCGTCTGCACCACGGTGAGTACCCCAGCGAAAGCCCGGTTTGTTCATAGTCTGGGAGCTGATTTAGAGATTCTCTACAGAGACAGGGACTTTGTGCAGGCAACCCTTGACTGGACAAAGGGGCAGGGGGTTGATGTGACCTTTGACACGGTAGGGGGCGATATTTTAGGTAAATCCTTTGCAGCTACCCAAATTTACGGCGATCTGGTTACCATCCTGGAGCCTGCCCCAACTACTCCCTGGAAGGTTGCCCGCAACCGCAACCAGCGCATCAGCCTGGAACTGATGTTAACTCCTATGTTGCAAAACCTGGTTGAGGCGCAGAAAGCCCAGGCAAGAATCTTAGATCAGTGTGCTCGCCTGATTGACAATGGCGAACTCAAAATTCATGTCCAGGAAATCTTTCCGCTGGCGGAAGCGGCGAATGCTCACCGTGCCCTGGAAGCCGGAGGTATTATTGGGAAGCTGGTGCTGATAACTGGATGA
- a CDS encoding IS4 family transposase yields MQQITEFRQVLQPLLGWHGARLAFVAQFLIALLRTRTVNLSELAASFCGSAQIPSNYKRLQRFFSDFDLDYAAIARAVVCLMGIPQPWVLAIDRTEWSFGGSVFNILTLGICHQGISFPVVFLMLDNRGNSNTQERIDLLNEFFTIFGEDVRLRCLTSDREFVGREWIGYLLEDEPIPFRGRIRETETLSDGSKALNGRVLFADLKAGETKILRKRRQVWGHWVYVVGLRLDTQELLILVTNHSPHSALKDYALRWNLETLFGAFKTRGFCLEATHFIDDYRVRKLFALLTLALCWVMRTGVWRQAHKTIQLKSHGRKAQSLFRYGLDYLHNLLVNLDHKLDEFLDNLKLLSCTYSGSQMNKPQ; encoded by the coding sequence ATGCAACAGATTACCGAATTTCGCCAAGTTTTGCAGCCCCTCCTCGGTTGGCATGGTGCGCGGCTGGCATTTGTGGCTCAATTTCTGATCGCCCTGCTACGAACCCGTACGGTGAATCTGAGCGAATTGGCTGCTAGCTTTTGTGGTTCCGCCCAAATTCCGTCGAACTACAAGCGTCTCCAGCGCTTCTTTAGCGACTTTGATCTCGATTATGCGGCGATTGCCCGTGCCGTGGTCTGCCTGATGGGGATCCCGCAGCCTTGGGTGCTCGCCATAGACCGCACCGAATGGAGCTTTGGCGGTAGCGTTTTCAACATTCTCACCCTGGGCATTTGCCATCAGGGTATTTCCTTTCCGGTGGTGTTTCTGATGCTGGACAACCGCGGCAATTCCAACACCCAAGAGCGCATCGATTTGCTCAACGAATTCTTCACGATTTTTGGCGAGGATGTCCGCCTGCGGTGCCTGACGAGCGACCGCGAATTTGTTGGGCGGGAGTGGATTGGCTATTTGCTCGAAGATGAGCCAATCCCGTTTCGGGGGCGGATTCGCGAAACTGAAACGCTCAGTGATGGCAGCAAAGCCCTGAATGGCCGCGTCCTCTTTGCCGATCTCAAAGCGGGTGAAACCAAGATTTTACGCAAACGCCGTCAAGTGTGGGGACATTGGGTGTATGTCGTTGGTCTGCGGCTTGACACCCAGGAATTACTGATTTTGGTCACCAACCATTCACCCCATTCAGCCCTCAAAGATTACGCCCTGCGGTGGAATTTAGAAACCCTGTTCGGTGCGTTCAAAACTCGGGGCTTCTGCCTCGAAGCGACCCATTTTATTGATGACTACCGAGTCCGCAAGCTCTTTGCGCTCCTCACATTGGCGTTATGTTGGGTGATGCGAACGGGGGTGTGGCGGCAGGCGCACAAAACGATTCAACTCAAGTCCCATGGGCGCAAAGCCCAGAGTCTATTCCGATATGGCTTAGATTACTTGCACAACCTACTCGTTAATCTTGACCATAAATTAGATGAGTTCTTGGACAATCTCAAACTTTTGTCCTGTACTTACAGCGGTTCTCAGATGAATAAGCCACAGTGA
- a CDS encoding IS630 family transposase yields the protein MRFAYRLWSFTIDPRNLVFIDETGIHLAMTRLSGRAPIGERLYDTEAPGDGGKNISLIGGMSIDGLIASMSIVGSVNTDVFLFYIQEILIPQLWVGAIVLMDNLPVHHASVVQAAIESVGAKVVFLPPYSPDLSPIELCWSKLKQLLHSAKARTQEALDQALTRIINECISADDALGWFNHCGLFI from the coding sequence TTGCGGTTTGCTTATCGCCTGTGGAGTTTTACAATCGACCCGCGCAACTTGGTTTTCATTGATGAAACGGGCATCCATCTGGCAATGACTCGTTTGTCTGGTCGTGCCCCCATCGGTGAACGCTTGTATGACACTGAGGCTCCTGGCGATGGGGGCAAGAATATCTCGTTGATTGGTGGCATGAGTATTGATGGGTTGATTGCTAGCATGAGTATTGTTGGCAGTGTCAATACTGACGTGTTCTTGTTCTACATCCAGGAGATTCTGATTCCGCAATTGTGGGTAGGGGCGATCGTGCTGATGGATAATCTACCCGTGCATCATGCTTCAGTCGTGCAAGCGGCAATTGAATCGGTTGGAGCCAAGGTTGTGTTTCTGCCGCCTTATTCCCCAGACCTTTCACCGATTGAACTATGTTGGTCAAAACTCAAGCAGCTCCTGCATTCAGCCAAGGCTCGAACGCAGGAAGCGCTCGACCAAGCTTTAACCAGGATTATCAACGAGTGTATTTCTGCTGACGATGCCCTTGGCTGGTTCAATCACTGTGGCTTATTCATCTGA
- a CDS encoding helix-turn-helix domain-containing protein: MPAPLSVDLRQRIMAAYEAQEGSQRQLAERFKVSLSFIRDLRRHYCETGTVEPKAHGGGAIAKLGKEQLPIVEALVTAQPDALLKELCERFAQQSGVEVSISTMQQAVSKLKLSVKKKH, translated from the coding sequence ATGCCCGCCCCTCTGTCAGTTGATCTACGGCAACGAATCATGGCAGCCTATGAAGCTCAAGAAGGATCACAACGGCAACTGGCAGAGCGCTTCAAGGTGAGCTTATCGTTCATTCGAGATCTAAGGCGACACTATTGTGAGACAGGCACCGTGGAGCCTAAAGCGCACGGAGGAGGAGCCATTGCCAAGTTGGGCAAAGAGCAGTTGCCCATCGTTGAAGCCCTAGTCACGGCTCAACCGGATGCCCTACTCAAGGAGTTGTGTGAACGCTTTGCCCAACAAAGTGGAGTGGAGGTGAGTATATCAACCATGCAACAGGCTGTGTCTAAGCTCAAGCTCAGCGTCAAAAAAAAACACTGA
- a CDS encoding AraC family transcriptional regulator, translating to MPKSPALLDYHQGLEYDKLLPSPLLLLSRGHWRGLVLEHHDAPPWEFPECCASHHHIGVLLGSWHGERWIDGRHRSEMAPRGTLSIIPASLPFASRWQSRSQAIVLALDPSLLGTVAHEAVGCDRLELNFCWLHDGDAFVSQILHLLKADTESGHPIGPIYGDSLATALIVNLLKQYVTRPPRLPVYTGGIPRYRLIPVLEYIDTHLQHSISLQDLANIAGMSQYYFCRMFRQTIGIAPFQYVRQQRIEKAKTLLQQPHLSILEVGLQCGFISPSHFTRQFHQTVGVTPTAYRKAVLPLQPLLIE from the coding sequence ATGCCGAAGTCGCCTGCCTTGCTCGACTATCATCAAGGTCTTGAGTACGACAAACTATTACCATCCCCGCTGTTGCTGCTCAGTCGGGGGCACTGGCGGGGGTTAGTGTTGGAACACCATGACGCTCCTCCCTGGGAGTTCCCCGAATGTTGTGCCTCCCACCATCACATCGGCGTGCTGCTTGGTTCCTGGCACGGAGAACGGTGGATTGACGGTCGCCATCGTTCAGAAATGGCTCCTAGAGGTACTCTCTCCATCATTCCAGCTAGCTTACCCTTTGCCTCGCGCTGGCAGAGTCGATCGCAGGCGATTGTGCTGGCGTTAGACCCCTCTTTATTGGGGACGGTGGCCCATGAAGCGGTGGGGTGCGATCGCCTCGAACTCAACTTTTGCTGGTTGCACGATGGCGATGCCTTCGTCAGCCAGATTTTACACCTACTCAAGGCCGATACAGAGTCTGGTCATCCCATCGGGCCTATCTATGGAGATTCTCTCGCCACTGCTTTGATCGTCAATTTGCTCAAGCAGTACGTAACGCGGCCACCTCGGTTGCCGGTCTACACCGGAGGCATACCTCGATACAGACTAATCCCTGTGTTGGAATACATCGACACCCATCTGCAACACTCTATTAGCTTGCAGGATTTAGCCAACATTGCTGGGATGAGTCAGTACTACTTCTGCCGCATGTTTCGACAAACAATAGGAATCGCCCCATTTCAGTATGTTCGCCAGCAGCGCATTGAAAAGGCAAAAACATTGCTTCAGCAACCCCACCTGAGCATTTTAGAGGTAGGGTTGCAATGTGGGTTTATCAGTCCTAGCCACTTTACTCGACAGTTTCACCAAACTGTTGGAGTAACACCAACAGCTTACCGCAAAGCTGTTTTACCCCTACAGCCGTTATTGATTGAGTAA